A stretch of DNA from Candidatus Nomurabacteria bacterium:
ATTTGGTGATGTTGCTAAAGAGCTTTCTCAAGATGAATCAAGTAAGCTTAATGGTGGTAAGATTGGCCGTATCAATTTAAAGCTTAATAATGCAAACTTTAGCTATACGATTCTAGAAACTTTAAAGAATCTGCCAGAAGGTAGTAACTCTGAAGTGGTGATTACTAATGACTCTTTCTATTTGTTTAGAAATACTAAGACATACTCTGAGGATGAAAAAGAGGTTGAGATGATTCGTATTCCGTTTAAAACAGTAGATGAGTATCTGCAAGATCTTCAGAATCAAGGTAAGATAACTCGTCATATTAAATTTGTAGAGCAAGACGAGGTTCCTCAAGAGTAACCTAAAATATTTGCGTCTTTATTATTCTCAGGGGTTGATGGTATAATTGTATGTTGAGAAGAGTTAACTTTCTTCTGCTATGGGCTCGTGGTGTAGTGGTTAACATGCCTCCCTGTCACGGAGGAGATCGCCAGTTCGATCCTGGTCGGGCCCGCCAATCCGTATTTCGGTTGCTGACATGCAACAAGTTAAGTGGCTCCCTAGCTGTTAGAGTCACTTTTTTATTGCCTAAAAACCAGTTCGAACCTAGGAATATCATGAGTTGGCGTTTTTCTTGGTCATTAGCCTCTTTGAAGACTTCACCAAGGTTAACTGCTCCTGAAAAAGTTTCCTTTGCTAGCTCTAGCCACCTGCTGGCGTCTGTTTCTGATTCTTTAAGGAGTTTATTGGTTCTAGCCAGAGTTTCTTCGTGCTTGGCAGCCCTAAGCTTATAGCGCTCGTCAGTCATTACTCCACTTTCCAGCTTATCGTCCAATATCTCTAATGCTCCCTGAGCCTGTCTCATGTCTTTGAGCCAGAGCGGCTTAAAGCGCGCTCGTTCTTTGACGAATTCATTATAGTGTTGGTCCAGCCAGTTTGAGCACTCCTTGCTATCCTTCTCACTGATCTCATATTCTTGCATGTGAGCCAGCACCTCTGTTTCTATGAGTCGGTCTGCTAGTTGGGGCTCGTTACACTTAATTCTCTTGTTCTTTTTTGTGCATGTATAAAATATATATTCGGCTTCACTGCCATTGGCTAGCTTTTTGGGCTTTGTGTAAGCCGTGATATTGAACTTGCACGTTTGGCAAAGCATTAAGCCTTTGTAGGTATATTGCCTACCTGATGTAGTAGAGGGGTGTTTACCTGAGCTTTTTCTCCATCCCATGGCAATTTGTACCTTGTCATAGGTTTCTACAGATATAAGGGGCTTGTAGGCCCCTTGATGCCACTCATCGCCACCATACTTAAACACTCCCGTATAAACACGGCGCTTTAGCATGTCTGCTAGGGTAGGTTTACTTATTTGTTTATCTCTCCGAGACTTCAAACCTATATCTATGGCGTGTTTCCATACATCGGTTAGTGTATTGGTACCTGTGCTTGCAAATTCAAAGCATTCTTGTACTCGCCAGCCTCTTTCTGGATCGGGAGTAATATTACGTGTTTTTGGCCCAAGGATTGAGTTTATATAGCCAAGAGGAGCTGGTCCAGGATATTCACCATGATTGCGTTTTTCAACAAAGCTATCTCTTACTTGGTCACTTAGGTCGTCATTATTTTTCTTTGCGAATGTTAGCTCAATTGATAGGAATGCTTTGTCTGTGGAGGTGTTTCTAAAGACTCGTCCAGGTGTATATATCGCCAGCAAGTCACCGTCATCCATCAGCTGAATGATTTGCCCTGTGTCATATGCATTGCGACTCAGGCGG
This window harbors:
- a CDS encoding recombinase family protein, coding for MELTFAKKNNDDLSDQVRDSFVEKRNHGEYPGPAPLGYINSILGPKTRNITPDPERGWRVQECFEFASTGTNTLTDVWKHAIDIGLKSRRDKQISKPTLADMLKRRVYTGVFKYGGDEWHQGAYKPLISVETYDKVQIAMGWRKSSGKHPSTTSGRQYTYKGLMLCQTCKFNITAYTKPKKLANGSEAEYIFYTCTKKNKRIKCNEPQLADRLIETEVLAHMQEYEISEKDSKECSNWLDQHYNEFVKERARFKPLWLKDMRQAQGALEILDDKLESGVMTDERYKLRAAKHEETLARTNKLLKESETDASRWLELAKETFSGAVNLGEVFKEANDQEKRQLMIFLGSNWFLGNKKVTLTAREPLNLLHVSNRNTDWRARPGSNWRSPP